Proteins from a single region of Hordeum vulgare subsp. vulgare chromosome 6H, MorexV3_pseudomolecules_assembly, whole genome shotgun sequence:
- the LOC123406103 gene encoding L-type lectin-domain containing receptor kinase IX.1-like isoform X2: MPCVLSPHAVTLLGMRRLTNRLGRPELSAPHLIVHCDLKPTNILLDDDMNAYLGDFGIARFIEHSGLVTSTGLKGTIGYKAPEYAQSVHASIHGDVYSFEIVHLEMLTGKKTDRPYV; the protein is encoded by the exons ATGCCGTGTGTCTTGAGTCCTCACGCTGTCACACTCCTTGGCATGCGTCGACTCACCAATCGCTTGGGCAGGCCAGAGCTCTCCGCTCCTCATCTA ATTGTACATTGTGATCTGAAGCCAACTAACATCCTTCTTGACGATGATATGAATGCTTATTTGGGAGACTTCGGCATTGCAAGGTTCATCGAACATTCAGGCTTAGTCACCTCAACTGGGCTGAAGGGAACAATAGGGTACAAAGCTCCAG AGTATGCTCAAAGTGTCCATGCATCAATCCATGGGGACGTTTACAGTTTCGAAATAGTACACCTGGAGATGCTCACTGGTAAAAAAACCGACAGACCCTATGTTTGA
- the LOC123406103 gene encoding uncharacterized protein LOC123406103 isoform X1, translating into MPCVLSPHAVTLLGMRRLTNRLGRPELSAPHLGLLLHFAPGPQIPGDGLLQLFHLRVIGSYVEAWWVHVPMCRVVSWRLEAQYYLVRALIPLFGFTSLVMLAYIIFFGKSTTRGTYSILLSFDKKFPRVAYNDLALATGKFSELNLVGRGGYGSVYRGKLI; encoded by the exons ATGCCGTGTGTCTTGAGTCCTCACGCTGTCACACTCCTTGGCATGCGTCGACTCACCAATCGCTTGGGCAGGCCAGAGCTCTCCGCTCCTCATCTA GGCCTCCTTTTGCATTTTGCACCGGGGCCTCAAATTCCTGGAGACGGATTGCTACAGCTGTTTCACTTGAGGGTAATTGGGAGCTATGTGGAGGCGTGGTGGGTCCACGTGCCCATGTGTCGTGTTGTTTCTTGGAGGTTAGAGGCACAATACTATTTGGTCAGAGCGCTGATTCCATTATTTGGATTCACGTCACTTGTAATGCTGGCTTACATTATATTCTTTGGGAAGAGCACGACAAGAGGAACATATTCAATTTTGCTTTCCTTTGACAAGAAATTCCCTAGAGTTGCTTACAATGATCTAGCTCTAGCTACAGGGAAGTTCTCAGAGTTAAACCTTGTAGGAAGAGGAGGTTATGGTTCAGTGTATAGAGGAAAGTTAATTTAA